In Aliarcobacter faecis, a genomic segment contains:
- a CDS encoding ChaN family lipoprotein, which produces MLKLSIAFIATIFIFSGCTNKNLTIPTHNLDKKEGIYSIKQAKNIDMQELVNEVEHYPIIFVGDHHNTEKTHKFFEDFLKELDKKGYKLNLANEWFTPEHDSLLKDYTDNKFDTNTLKDKREWDKFSKYKWEYVAPLYEAVKQNGGRLYGMNISKEDRTKISLKEFDKMSQEEKNFYNSLDLGVSAHQQLIYPYLEHCDKMPQTSLEPCLDRMYRVQVTWDTYMAQNVAKIAKEVIKTPKDKLLVFAGALHIEQKLGIPLRFSRLNNFPFISISNEKIEKEKDLKIDTNKADFVYIYEVNEEEKK; this is translated from the coding sequence ATGTTAAAACTTTCAATAGCTTTTATAGCTACAATTTTTATATTTTCTGGCTGTACAAATAAGAATCTAACTATACCAACACATAATTTGGATAAAAAAGAGGGAATTTACTCTATAAAACAAGCAAAAAATATAGATATGCAAGAGCTTGTTAATGAAGTAGAACACTATCCTATTATTTTTGTTGGTGATCATCATAATACAGAAAAAACTCATAAGTTTTTTGAAGATTTTTTAAAAGAGCTTGATAAAAAAGGTTACAAGCTAAATTTAGCAAATGAGTGGTTTACTCCAGAGCATGATAGTTTATTAAAAGATTATACAGATAATAAATTTGATACAAACACTTTAAAAGATAAAAGAGAGTGGGATAAATTTTCAAAATATAAATGGGAATATGTAGCACCACTTTATGAAGCTGTAAAACAAAATGGTGGAAGACTTTATGGTATGAATATATCAAAAGAGGATAGAACAAAAATCTCTTTAAAAGAGTTTGATAAAATGAGCCAAGAAGAGAAAAATTTTTATAATAGTTTGGATTTAGGAGTATCTGCTCATCAACAACTTATCTACCCATATTTAGAACATTGCGATAAGATGCCACAAACAAGTCTAGAGCCTTGCTTGGATAGAATGTATAGAGTACAAGTAACTTGGGATACATATATGGCACAAAATGTAGCAAAAATTGCAAAAGAGGTAATAAAAACTCCAAAAGATAAACTTTTGGTTTTTGCAGGAGCTTTACATATAGAGCAGAAATTAGGAATTCCTTTGAGATTTTCAAGATTGAATAATTTTCCATTTATCTCTATTTCAAATGAGAAAATAGAAAAAGAGAAAGATTTAAAAATAGATACAAATAAAGCAGATTTTGTTTATATATATGAAGTAAATGAAGAGGAAAAAAAGTAA
- a CDS encoding sensor domain-containing diguanylate cyclase, which produces MNTKDTFNTKTYNHKWFLVSVFVVIFLFLTQEIVNYQKSIENIEKEINNLTILLTKKLENNFERVENILVLAKDTLLTLEENKDIYKDSNFEDKQEIILNKLKIFANNFDGIEEIVFIDKEGDIKNSSKKINVSQRDYFKRFKNNTNLNRGFSEIIVSGLSGNRTFLQIIAIRDKNKNFKGILAAIINIDLLNKTLSSINIGKEGFTLLGNLDLTTLLARYPSVEDELLNKPILENSITELIKNGVKQRCIKYTSIDGIKRFTSFIVMEQFPFYVQVSLSQDEYMINWRNSLIAKSIFLILFIVASVITFISMRKNYKNEQNLLKKLEIAKNRFENMFRIHSSIMLLIDPQNGQILDANQSAVDFYGYSLDELKNMNIKQINQLSAEEIIKKYTEAEHLKVNSFIFEHKIKSGAVKVVEVSSSPIETTSGIILFSIIKDITKEKKIENRLKESYKNIEKLIDLQDNIIILTNIKEIKFANRKFFDFFGFLNLSDFKKHHNCICEFFIKNESFYYVKDFVNKETWIEELKSLDSSKRVVSMRGKDLKEYKFFVTVNSFEDDVKIVSFTDISNTIKEKIKLEIRVTKDILTNAYNREYFEKNYKNWIEKAEKLNHKLAIAMLDIDHFKYVNDSFGHDVGDLVLIDFVKVIKQNLRKDDIFIRWGGEEFILILNINHKSDLEKILENLRQKVEENNFPKVGKRTCSFGGAIYEKGEDILKTVKRADESMYEAKNRGRNKVVINS; this is translated from the coding sequence ATGAATACTAAAGATACTTTCAATACAAAAACTTATAATCATAAGTGGTTTTTAGTTTCTGTATTTGTTGTTATTTTTTTGTTTTTAACTCAAGAGATAGTAAATTATCAAAAGTCAATTGAAAATATAGAAAAAGAGATAAATAATCTCACAATTTTACTTACAAAAAAGCTAGAAAATAATTTTGAAAGAGTAGAGAATATTTTAGTTTTAGCTAAAGATACACTTTTAACTTTAGAAGAGAATAAAGATATCTATAAAGATAGCAATTTTGAAGATAAACAAGAAATCATCTTAAATAAACTGAAAATTTTTGCAAATAATTTTGATGGAATTGAAGAGATTGTATTCATAGATAAAGAAGGAGATATTAAAAACTCTTCAAAAAAGATAAATGTTTCACAGCGAGATTATTTTAAGCGATTTAAAAATAATACTAATTTAAATAGAGGTTTTTCAGAGATTATTGTTTCTGGTTTAAGTGGAAATAGAACATTTTTACAAATTATTGCAATAAGAGATAAAAATAAAAATTTTAAAGGAATTTTGGCAGCAATTATAAATATTGACCTTTTAAATAAAACTCTATCCTCTATAAATATTGGTAAAGAGGGTTTTACACTTTTAGGAAATTTGGATTTAACAACTTTATTAGCAAGATATCCCTCAGTAGAAGATGAGTTGTTAAACAAACCTATTTTAGAAAATAGTATAACAGAGTTAATAAAAAATGGAGTTAAGCAAAGATGTATAAAATATACATCTATAGATGGTATTAAAAGATTTACAAGTTTTATCGTAATGGAACAATTCCCTTTTTATGTTCAAGTTTCACTTTCCCAAGATGAGTATATGATAAATTGGAGAAATAGCTTAATTGCAAAGTCTATTTTTCTAATTTTATTTATAGTAGCAAGTGTTATTACATTTATTAGTATGAGAAAAAATTATAAAAATGAGCAGAACTTATTAAAAAAACTTGAAATTGCAAAAAATAGATTTGAAAATATGTTTAGAATCCACTCTTCAATAATGTTATTAATAGACCCACAAAATGGACAAATATTAGATGCAAATCAAAGTGCAGTAGATTTTTATGGTTACTCTTTAGATGAATTAAAAAATATGAATATAAAACAAATTAACCAACTTAGTGCAGAAGAGATAATCAAAAAATATACAGAAGCAGAACATTTAAAAGTGAACTCTTTTATTTTTGAGCATAAGATAAAAAGTGGAGCAGTAAAAGTAGTAGAAGTCTCTTCTTCTCCTATTGAAACAACAAGTGGAATAATCCTTTTTTCAATAATAAAAGATATTACAAAAGAGAAAAAGATAGAAAATAGGCTTAAAGAGTCTTATAAAAATATAGAAAAACTTATAGATTTACAAGATAATATAATTATTTTAACAAATATAAAAGAGATAAAATTTGCAAATCGTAAGTTTTTTGATTTCTTTGGTTTTCTTAATCTTTCAGATTTCAAAAAACATCATAACTGTATTTGTGAATTTTTTATAAAAAATGAAAGTTTTTATTATGTAAAAGATTTTGTAAATAAAGAGACTTGGATTGAAGAGTTAAAATCTCTGGATAGTTCAAAAAGAGTAGTCTCTATGAGAGGAAAAGATTTAAAAGAGTATAAATTCTTTGTTACAGTAAATAGTTTTGAAGATGATGTAAAGATAGTATCTTTTACTGATATTTCAAATACTATAAAAGAAAAAATCAAACTTGAAATAAGAGTAACTAAAGATATACTAACAAATGCTTATAATAGAGAATATTTTGAGAAAAACTACAAAAATTGGATAGAAAAAGCAGAAAAACTTAATCATAAACTAGCAATTGCTATGCTAGATATAGACCATTTTAAATATGTAAATGATTCTTTTGGACATGATGTTGGGGATTTAGTTTTGATTGATTTTGTAAAAGTAATTAAACAAAATTTGCGAAAAGATGATATTTTTATTCGTTGGGGTGGAGAAGAGTTTATTTTGATTTTAAATATAAATCATAAAAGTGATTTGGAAAAAATACTTGAAAATTTAAGGCAAAAAGTAGAAGAAAATAATTTCCCAAAAGTAGGAAAAAGAACTTGTTCTTTTGGTGGAGCTATTTATGAAAAAGGTGAAGATATTTTAAAAACTGTAAAAAGAGCAGATGAATCTATGTATGAAGCAAAAAATAGAGGTAGAAATAAGGTTGTGATAAATTCTTAA
- a CDS encoding heme/hemin ABC transporter substrate-binding protein has product MTRVLKLSLSLALFSTFTYASKIVSVGGSITETIVALGHSDELIGVDLSSAYPKEVTSKLPNVGYWLSLPKEGILSLKPEVAIVSSQAEPKNFINELPNYGIKTYIINDEPSIESTKKKIKQVGEILGEDKKAQEIISRIENNVSKMQAEIKDKKKPKVLFLFSRGEGTIMAAGTQTKAGVMIDLAGGENVVSLKEYIKISPESILQMNPDVIITSEHMGNVGIDEAIISSTNAGKNKQIYSMDMLLISGFTVRLDSALQELSCMFNDKKLSYCK; this is encoded by the coding sequence ATGACTAGAGTATTAAAATTATCTTTATCTTTAGCTCTTTTTAGCACTTTTACTTATGCTTCAAAAATTGTAAGTGTAGGTGGAAGTATTACTGAAACTATTGTAGCTTTAGGGCATAGTGATGAGTTAATAGGTGTTGATTTATCAAGTGCTTATCCCAAGGAAGTTACTTCAAAACTTCCAAATGTAGGTTATTGGCTTAGTCTTCCAAAAGAGGGAATTTTATCTTTAAAACCAGAAGTTGCTATTGTAAGTAGTCAAGCCGAACCAAAAAATTTTATAAATGAACTTCCAAATTATGGAATAAAAACATATATTATAAATGATGAACCATCAATAGAATCTACTAAAAAAAAGATTAAGCAAGTTGGAGAAATTTTAGGAGAAGATAAAAAAGCACAAGAGATTATCTCTAGAATTGAAAACAATGTTTCAAAAATGCAAGCAGAGATAAAAGATAAGAAAAAACCAAAAGTATTGTTTCTATTTTCAAGAGGAGAAGGAACAATTATGGCAGCTGGAACACAAACTAAAGCAGGAGTTATGATTGATTTAGCTGGAGGTGAAAATGTAGTTTCTCTTAAAGAGTATATAAAAATATCTCCAGAATCTATTTTACAAATGAATCCAGATGTAATTATAACATCAGAACATATGGGAAATGTAGGAATTGATGAAGCTATTATATCTTCAACAAATGCTGGTAAAAATAAGCAAATTTACTCTATGGATATGCTTTTGATTTCTGGATTTACTGTAAGATTAGATAGTGCTTTACAGGAATTATCTTGTATGTTTAATGATAAGAAATTATCATATTGCAAATAA
- a CDS encoding ABC transporter ATP-binding protein, with protein MYKIKDLNFTIQKKEILKNINLDIKTNTFLSIVGPNGCGKSTLIKNINRNLDIQEGNITLEDINIESYSDKELALKRSVLNQSFTFPYSFKAIEIVEMGLYAYELSLKEKNEILDYVVKKLHIEPLKDKNYLVLSGGEKQKIQFARVVVQLYASKDKSRYLFLDEPTLNLDIFYQYKILDLAKELQKDLNIGVCAILHDINQAFLYSDEIIMMKEGEIKYFGATKDILTYENIYDIFQVETEFVYSKKLQKEILITTS; from the coding sequence GTGTATAAAATAAAAGATTTAAACTTTACAATTCAAAAAAAAGAGATATTAAAAAATATAAATTTAGATATAAAAACTAATACTTTTTTATCAATTGTTGGTCCAAATGGTTGTGGTAAATCAACATTGATTAAAAATATAAATAGAAACTTAGATATTCAAGAGGGAAATATAACTTTAGAGGATATAAATATTGAAAGTTATAGTGATAAAGAGTTAGCTCTAAAAAGGTCTGTTTTAAATCAATCTTTTACTTTTCCATATAGTTTTAAAGCTATTGAGATTGTAGAAATGGGGCTTTATGCCTATGAATTAAGCTTAAAGGAAAAAAATGAGATTTTAGATTATGTTGTAAAAAAACTTCATATAGAGCCTTTAAAAGATAAAAACTATCTAGTATTATCTGGAGGTGAAAAACAGAAAATCCAATTTGCAAGAGTTGTTGTTCAACTATATGCAAGTAAGGATAAAAGTAGATATCTTTTTTTAGATGAACCTACTTTAAATTTGGATATTTTTTATCAATACAAAATTTTAGATTTAGCAAAAGAGCTTCAAAAGGATTTGAATATTGGAGTTTGTGCAATTCTTCACGATATAAATCAAGCCTTTTTATATTCAGATGAGATTATTATGATGAAAGAGGGAGAGATAAAATATTTTGGAGCTACAAAAGATATTTTAACTTATGAAAATATCTATGATATTTTTCAAGTTGAAACAGAATTTGTTTACTCTAAAAAGCTTCAAAAAGAGATATTAATTACTACTTCTTAA
- the hutX gene encoding heme utilization cystosolic carrier protein HutX produces MEKHIEEINEDIEKVVDGSKFDEIIEDISTWGKILMIKITPSFVIEIKDYMPTGTYGHGYYNFDSKDSSISGHLKVSDIKEIVFVSKKHRGMLSHSVVFNDVNKEHIFKIFVTRDENRELLQEQVKRFENLRDSI; encoded by the coding sequence ATGGAAAAACATATTGAAGAGATAAATGAAGATATAGAAAAAGTTGTTGATGGATCAAAATTTGATGAGATAATAGAAGATATCTCAACTTGGGGTAAGATTTTAATGATAAAAATCACACCATCTTTTGTAATTGAAATAAAAGATTATATGCCAACTGGAACTTATGGACATGGTTACTACAATTTTGATTCAAAAGATAGTTCAATCTCTGGGCATTTAAAAGTAAGTGATATTAAAGAAATTGTTTTTGTATCTAAAAAGCATAGAGGAATGTTATCTCATAGTGTTGTTTTTAATGATGTAAATAAGGAGCATATTTTTAAAATCTTTGTAACAAGAGATGAGAATAGGGAACTTTTACAAGAACAAGTTAAAAGGTTTGAAAATTTAAGAGATAGTATTTAA
- a CDS encoding HugZ family pyridoxamine 5'-phosphate oxidase, whose product MENAPKIIKKDKAQEELNVFLNNIKTVILSTVSSDGEPFASYSPFVQDENGNFYVFISTSVQHSHNMYNTGKAHLLFIEDESDTKHIYARRRLYFKAKAEKFDENDERTEKIAQLFEKRFDKQASLVRDMPASRFYKLTPSEGNFVIGFGAAYKLDETNKNIKELNTMNGKAHGETHELGLKKDD is encoded by the coding sequence ATGGAAAATGCACCAAAAATTATAAAAAAAGATAAGGCTCAAGAGGAGCTGAATGTTTTTCTAAACAATATTAAAACAGTTATATTATCAACTGTAAGTTCTGATGGAGAGCCTTTTGCTAGTTATTCTCCATTTGTACAAGATGAAAATGGAAATTTTTATGTATTTATAAGTACATCAGTTCAACACTCACATAATATGTATAATACAGGAAAAGCACATCTTCTTTTTATTGAAGATGAAAGTGATACAAAACATATTTATGCAAGAAGAAGATTATACTTTAAAGCAAAAGCAGAGAAGTTTGATGAAAATGATGAAAGAACAGAAAAAATTGCACAACTTTTTGAAAAAAGATTTGATAAACAAGCATCACTTGTTAGAGATATGCCAGCTTCAAGATTTTATAAATTAACTCCTAGTGAAGGAAATTTTGTTATTGGTTTTGGAGCAGCATATAAGCTAGATGAGACAAATAAAAATATCAAGGAGCTTAATACTATGAATGGAAAAGCTCATGGTGAAACTCATGAATTAGGATTAAAAAAAGATGACTAG
- a CDS encoding FecCD family ABC transporter permease: protein MLAFKKTVILIFFCLVILSVVLNTTIGAFSISFQDILNTILNSQENKIYYQVLVDIRLPRIFLAVLVGIAFGISGALMQTLFKNPLADPSIIGVSAGASAGVVIFMLLGSFLPVAISSGFLSYLSLPLSAFLGASLTIFAIYKLATIYNKVAVTVMLLAGIAINAMLGALVGLFTYVSTEDELKSFTFWTMGSLANGNTKVIFTLIPVVVFTYIFAISKKTELNLMLLGEDEAKNSGVNAERLKKLIIFFVSLSIGVSVAFCGIIGFVGLVVPHIARILVGSNHKFYLPLSAVLGAFILLWADSIARIIIAPAELPIGIITALLGAPFFLWLLIRNRQSTIN from the coding sequence ATGTTAGCTTTTAAAAAAACGGTTATTTTAATATTTTTTTGTTTAGTCATTTTATCAGTTGTTTTAAATACAACTATAGGAGCATTTAGTATATCCTTTCAAGATATACTAAATACTATATTAAACTCTCAAGAGAATAAAATCTATTATCAAGTTTTGGTAGATATTAGATTACCACGAATCTTTTTAGCTGTTCTTGTTGGAATTGCTTTTGGAATCTCTGGGGCTTTGATGCAAACACTATTTAAAAACCCATTGGCTGATCCATCTATTATTGGGGTATCTGCTGGAGCTTCAGCAGGAGTTGTTATTTTTATGCTTTTAGGAAGTTTTTTACCAGTAGCAATTAGTAGTGGATTTTTATCTTATCTTTCTCTTCCTTTGAGTGCTTTTTTAGGTGCAAGTTTAACTATTTTTGCTATATATAAATTAGCAACTATTTACAATAAAGTAGCTGTTACAGTTATGCTTTTAGCTGGAATTGCAATAAATGCAATGCTTGGAGCTTTAGTTGGGTTATTTACTTATGTAAGTACAGAAGATGAACTTAAAAGTTTTACCTTTTGGACTATGGGAAGCTTAGCAAATGGTAATACAAAAGTTATTTTTACACTAATTCCTGTGGTAGTTTTCACTTATATATTTGCTATAAGTAAAAAAACAGAGTTAAATCTTATGCTTTTGGGCGAAGATGAAGCTAAAAATTCTGGTGTAAATGCAGAAAGATTAAAAAAACTAATTATCTTTTTTGTATCTTTATCAATTGGTGTTAGTGTAGCTTTTTGTGGAATTATTGGTTTTGTTGGACTTGTTGTTCCCCATATTGCAAGAATATTAGTTGGTTCAAATCATAAATTTTATCTACCTCTTAGTGCTGTTTTAGGTGCATTTATTCTTTTATGGGCTGATTCTATTGCTAGAATAATAATAGCTCCTGCTGAACTCCCAATTGGGATTATTACAGCATTACTTGGAGCACCGTTTTTCTTATGGCTTTTAATAAGAAATAGACAAAGCACAATAAACTAA
- a CDS encoding helix-turn-helix domain-containing protein: MTNFIRSKLYEVGKVLIKDEKSKSFIKQIVSVNNQYINLKIINAMIEDNIYLNIVDNEVKQSYIQKLPKKNKQLQIRIILQGKLEKLDQVTNEKIVYNENDISVEYKQDIEESLLNKQGEHVKYICITLNEEYLNENEYFTDIFKENFSKKFYDPNLKKKFDELFSREYSSGFDKIYLKNKTMQVIHYILEECQKKDSLLNNLDDEDIKRVQKAKMILDNSFQENITIALLSKKVALNQTKLKKGFKELFNTTIYEYLKDLRLEKAIKYLKTNKYSVKEVSSMVGYTNQGSFSYAFSAKYSCLPKDIKKKSNL, translated from the coding sequence GTGACTAATTTTATAAGATCAAAACTTTATGAAGTCGGAAAAGTTTTAATTAAAGATGAGAAAAGCAAATCTTTTATAAAACAAATTGTAAGTGTCAATAATCAGTATATAAATCTGAAAATTATAAATGCTATGATTGAAGATAATATCTATTTAAATATTGTTGATAATGAGGTAAAACAATCTTATATTCAAAAGCTTCCTAAAAAGAATAAACAGCTTCAAATACGAATAATTCTTCAAGGAAAGCTTGAAAAATTGGATCAAGTTACAAATGAAAAGATAGTATATAATGAAAATGACATAAGTGTTGAATATAAGCAAGATATAGAGGAGTCTTTACTAAATAAACAGGGTGAACATGTAAAATATATTTGTATAACTTTAAATGAAGAGTATTTAAATGAGAATGAGTATTTTACTGATATTTTTAAAGAAAATTTTAGTAAAAAGTTTTATGACCCAAATCTAAAAAAGAAGTTTGATGAACTATTTAGTAGAGAGTATAGTAGTGGTTTTGATAAGATTTATCTTAAAAATAAAACAATGCAAGTTATCCACTATATTCTTGAAGAGTGCCAGAAAAAGGATTCTTTATTAAATAATTTAGATGATGAAGATATAAAAAGAGTTCAAAAAGCAAAAATGATTTTGGATAACTCTTTTCAAGAGAATATTACAATTGCTCTTTTATCAAAGAAGGTAGCTTTAAATCAAACAAAGTTAAAAAAAGGGTTTAAAGAACTTTTTAATACAACAATTTATGAGTATCTAAAAGATTTAAGACTTGAAAAGGCTATAAAATATTTGAAAACAAATAAATACTCGGTAAAAGAGGTTTCTTCAATGGTTGGTTATACAAATCAAGGAAGTTTTTCATACGCTTTTTCAGCTAAATATAGCTGTTTGCCAAAAGATATCAAAAAAAAGTCCAATTTATGA
- a CDS encoding TonB-dependent receptor plug domain-containing protein, which translates to MYKQSIFASLALAILSSNVIADEVSQKLDEVVITSKSDKKIEDLSSSVTVITAEEIAKMNATNIKDILVKQAGIIETVNSSPMNGRKGISIRGLDPSYSLILVDGKKINQSDAYIGHSDFQYSWVPINMIERIEIIKGPKSSIYGSQAIGGVINIITKKDVKEIYGEIDVQAGFSASEKGGDAENISANIGGNISDKLLIFAGASKFNRDYTIGSATPAFDHTYIEGVKNESGNIKLQYNFDDTQNVYASYLKGEEKRELELYPEQYKLKRDLYNVGYTKSFENISFDIDYAKTKLDSTYRGGSSSTMNYITKLTNDSIKGESKVTALKNNYIVIGAETSKETHDREYPMTGQSKWDYKARTNAYYLQDEIELGQYFILTLGGRYDDNEKYGSEFSPNIGAIYKIDDQQRLKVNYGEGFKAPTLLQGSSGYSSMGIWGNDDLKAETSESYELAYEFYGKDTIFKAAIFKTDLENMIKSEKGHNAISKYVNVYKVGTKGFELSADYDITENHMLNANYTYVKTEDKQTGNDLTYKPENTFNIGLTSKFGWGISSYLSANYIGEQYLDSANTNKAGGYTIFNAQISKEITKGLAARIGVDNIGDKDFEEAEPYAIQRRFAYVGLNYKF; encoded by the coding sequence ATGTATAAGCAAAGTATATTTGCAAGTTTAGCTCTTGCAATACTTTCATCAAATGTAATAGCAGATGAAGTATCACAAAAATTAGACGAGGTAGTTATAACTTCAAAATCAGATAAAAAAATAGAAGATTTATCAAGTTCTGTTACAGTTATAACAGCTGAAGAAATAGCAAAAATGAATGCAACAAATATTAAAGATATTTTGGTTAAACAAGCAGGAATTATTGAAACTGTAAATTCATCACCAATGAATGGAAGAAAGGGAATTTCTATTAGAGGACTAGACCCAAGTTATTCTTTAATTTTAGTTGATGGTAAAAAAATAAATCAATCTGATGCTTATATTGGACATAGTGATTTCCAATACTCTTGGGTTCCTATAAATATGATAGAAAGAATAGAGATTATAAAAGGACCAAAAAGCTCTATTTATGGTTCTCAGGCTATAGGAGGAGTAATTAATATTATTACTAAAAAAGATGTTAAAGAAATCTATGGAGAAATAGATGTTCAAGCTGGTTTTTCTGCTTCTGAGAAAGGTGGAGATGCAGAAAATATAAGTGCTAATATTGGTGGAAATATTTCTGATAAGCTTTTAATATTTGCTGGAGCAAGCAAATTTAATAGAGACTATACTATAGGTTCAGCAACACCAGCATTTGATCATACTTATATAGAAGGAGTAAAAAATGAGAGTGGAAATATTAAACTTCAATATAATTTTGATGATACTCAAAATGTATATGCTTCATATCTTAAAGGAGAAGAGAAAAGAGAGTTAGAACTATATCCTGAACAGTATAAGCTAAAAAGAGATTTATATAATGTGGGTTATACAAAAAGTTTTGAAAATATATCTTTTGATATTGATTATGCCAAAACAAAATTAGATTCAACATATAGAGGTGGTTCATCATCTACAATGAACTATATTACTAAACTTACAAATGATTCTATAAAAGGAGAATCAAAAGTTACTGCTTTAAAAAATAATTATATTGTTATTGGAGCAGAGACTTCAAAAGAGACTCATGATAGAGAATATCCAATGACAGGACAATCAAAATGGGATTATAAAGCTAGAACTAATGCTTACTATCTTCAAGATGAGATAGAATTAGGACAATATTTTATATTGACTCTTGGTGGAAGATATGATGATAATGAAAAATATGGAAGTGAATTTTCTCCAAATATAGGTGCAATTTATAAAATAGATGACCAACAAAGATTAAAAGTAAATTATGGAGAAGGATTTAAAGCTCCGACACTACTTCAAGGTTCAAGCGGATATAGTAGTATGGGTATTTGGGGTAATGATGACTTAAAAGCTGAAACTTCAGAATCTTATGAATTGGCTTATGAGTTTTATGGAAAAGATACTATATTTAAAGCTGCAATATTTAAAACTGATTTAGAAAATATGATTAAATCAGAAAAAGGACATAATGCTATATCGAAATATGTAAATGTTTATAAAGTAGGAACAAAAGGTTTTGAGTTAAGTGCTGATTATGATATTACAGAAAATCATATGTTAAATGCAAACTATACTTATGTTAAAACAGAAGATAAACAAACTGGTAATGATTTGACATATAAACCTGAAAATACATTTAATATTGGATTAACTTCTAAATTTGGTTGGGGAATTTCTTCATATTTAAGTGCAAACTATATAGGAGAACAATATCTTGATTCAGCAAATACAAATAAGGCTGGTGGATATACAATATTTAATGCTCAAATTTCTAAAGAAATAACTAAAGGCTTAGCAGCTAGAATTGGTGTAGATAATATTGGTGATAAAGATTTTGAAGAAGCAGAACCTTATGCTATACAAAGAAGATTTGCTTATGTTGGATTGAATTATAAATTCTAA